TCAATGTATTCGGTATGACCAGTTTGCCCAGCACTATCCATTACCTAGTCTAATAAATGCATCCGCTTCCCACTATCGCGAAAGGAGAGTCTCCCTTGCCCTGGGTATAACACTGTTTTAAATGTTTAGATTCCACGTATATTCAGATGTCAGGCAAGAAAAATGGAACCAGTGGAAAAATGGTGAAATATTTCAAGCAAGAGTGGTTTTCTCATATTACGTCAAGTCGGCGTCAAGAAATAGCTAGAACTTCGCCAAAACTGCAAACAACTAAATAATTCGGTTTGTCAGCCGTGTACGTAGAAGCGATCTTCTCATTATTTGTAGAACTTTTATACGATAAACAGGTACAACCCAGCAACCCGAATCGACCCATCAACctttgagaaataaaaatactctAAAACGTATTTTCCAACTCGAGACTTCCAACCTGCGACATGAAGTTTTAAAATCGACACTGCTCATTTGTGGATCCCAAATcgcatttaaatttaaatatttaagaaTAAGGTTAACTTTTGATTCTTGAAACCTTTTCGCCCGGCCCGGGTTTCCGTTACGCGTGTCAGTATCTCTTCCCTGACTGACGTCAATGTGCTTAAATAACttgatttaaacaaaaaatctgaataCGTAAATCCCAATGATGTGATAGGATATTGACCGGTTGACATGTACCAAAGTGACGTGTACTGTTCTACACATTGAGAGGATAGACAGAACCAATCTTTATCAGTCTAGCACACGAGTTATACACACGACAGGGTGAGACCATGATCTTTGCGTAACGACACGACTGGCCTACCCCGACGATAACGAAAAGAGGaacaaaaatttgatacagaaaaatgataaacgaacacaaggagagaaaaaaaactaggtGGCGTATTACTGAGCAGCATAACACGAAatagaaataggaaaaaagaagggcAGAATAATAAGGATGGCGTGTTCAAAGCTAAGAAATTGGAATGTACACATCGTGTCGGTTTTGCTCTTATACAACTCGTTGATACCCGCCGAATGATACTGGATGCGGCCAAGACTGTATTCAtctaaatgttgttgtttttttctgttgttcttTTGCCCTTCGTCGCTATGGGAGACGTCCGTGTTGAGTAACCATCTTCAGGTAGGTGAGAGAAACGGTCGAAGGAGGTACACAAGTACTTGATGAAAGTTGATAATGTTACTACAtcgaggagagaaaagagacagATAGAgagacattttggtttttttggatggggggggggagagagaaaacacgGACTCTTGAGGCAAATTAACAATCGTGTTCACGCAAGGacattcacaaaaaaaaagaagaaaaagagatactAACAAACATACTGGTACATCTCTTAGAGCtactttcattttaaaaaaattgacttgTGGGAAAAAGTAACTCTCGTGTGGCCACTGGGCATCATACCGAAAcaattaaattacaaaaaagaaaagaaaaaaaaacggggagAAATTGGTAGCAGTGGAGAggttgaaataaagaaaaagttcaGGCTACGGCAAAAATAACGTTCCAAGAGCAAAACAACTACGGCATCGAAATAacgcttttttatttcttcattcttcagaCAGATCTGTTTGGTGATGATGGATGGGACCATATTGTACTATTAAGAGATAAGATGTAagaactaaagaaaaaaaaatttccgagCGACTGACGGGCGAACTATGGCACACTCCTGTTGTCATAACTACCACCACTTTGCACACCGACTACTTTCTCGCCTTTCTCCCATTCGTCAGCGATTGGAgcgacactttttttcttcttattactATTGTGGGAAGTAAGTCTAAGAAAGGCAACATGCAAGGATACAAAAGTGCGAGTAAAATGTACACAGCAGTCTTGCCCTCCAGTTGCCGTTATAAATAGTTTGGGGATATGACCAATAAGGGGGTGATGGAATAAAGGAGATTGAACACcaaaggaaataaattttttcggcTCACCATTCACTCTCGCACATGGGTCAATGCATTACCTTTTGCGGTCAAAGTATTGCTGGATTCTTTtggtaatttttgaattttgttacaTCAGAGGCCAAAGGAAAgctcatttgaatatttagCCTTTGAAAACAAGGAAGTACCGTAAACAGGAGCGTGAAAAAACTGTGTAGGTCACGTAGATTACatataaagaaggaaaaacaggGTGTGGTGGAatagaaaggaagaagaaagagatgtGGCCAGCTTTCAAACGGGTCAAATTAATCTGTCTGAAGACGGTGGTGACCGACTGTTCATTTCAGATTTGCTGAGAGCGATCGCCATTTCCAGATCGGCCATTTCCTGCATCTCCGCTTTCCTTCGCCTTTCCTGCTCCGATCGGACACTCTCAGCAGCCACCCAAGCGATTTGGGCGTCTTCGCTCAACTTGGGCAATGGTTCAGATGCAGACACTTTGCTACTTTTCATCGGTGACGATGAGGAAGACGATCGGCTCTTTAACGAGCTCGAGCCAATCGATGTTGGACTTTTAGTGGGACCACTAGAGGTGGGAGAGGAAAACTTGAAATCGTTGCCCCAACTAGAGGGAGACTTGTTATTGTTGTCAGCAGCTGTGGCAGCAGCGAACGGATCTGGCCGCCCGTTCCATGCCGAACTACCGAACGGACTGTCGAATTCTATCGTGGATTTAGAAGGAGATGTGGAAGAGGCAAACGGATCCTTGTCTGCGGAGAACGGATCGAAATTGTCCGTATTGTCTGGATCCTTCTTGATCTTTATTCCGTTATTGGTGATGGTGGGAACGGCGAAGGGATCATCTGTGTTTGAGGCAAACGGATCGCCAAATCCGACATCTTTGAAGGGATCTTCAGTGAATTCTAGCTCGGCATACCGGTGCTGTTGTGACTCGCTGGTGGGTTTTGTGCTGCTAGTGCTGGTGCTTCCCCATGCATCAAAGCTCTCGCCAGTTGAAGAGCCAGAAAACTAAGGCAATAAAACACAAACCAAAGCAGGGAAGGAAAGcagggaaaacagaaaaaaaaaaaacttaaaataaattacaacagaaaaatttcgaaatacaaaactaaactaaaataaTATCAGGTAGATATATAGAAGAcggtaaaaatattaattctaAACGCTCGAAAGGTCAGATTTCAGACCAGTGGAAAATGCCTTAGAGTTGACTCATGGCtgcgtaaaaaaagaaaaaaaaaagaaagaagaaggcaaGAAAGTTTAGTTGACTTTACGGATCCGATGGACTGGAATCATTCTGAAATCAAATTCcaaattgtgattttttttacatgtttATCGAACACGGGAAACGGAAACGAGAACCCAAATGAACCGAGTCAAATCTAAACGAAgacgaaattaaataattcacGACCCAGCAGGCTGCCAATCGCCTAACTAAATAAAGATTGTTCTAGAACaagagaaaacacacacacatgtcacgtaaaataaaaataatggagTTTAGCTTTATGTATAAAGAAAGGAATGGTATAAATGAATCACAGTTGAAACGAAGGAAAATAAACCGCAGTACAAGTTAATCATGCTCTCTGGATTACCAATAAAATAAACTACACATAGAAAATTGTGAAACAAAAGACCATCAAATCCATCGGAGACGTACCTTAGattcaaaacttgcaaaatcagCAAAACCCGATCCACCAAAAGGATCCTTAGACGCACCAGCCGAAGTAAACGGATCACTCAATGGTGCAAAAGGATCAGGTGATTTTGTGGCGCCGATGGGAGGAGCCGGGCGCTGGGGACCTTTCACACCACTAGACACAGCTTTTGGTGGAGCTGGACGTGGAGGTGGTTGTTTCGACTTCTTGGGAGGCAAGGCCGGAGTCGGGCTTTCCACTCGACCGGCAGGTAAGGGAGAATTAGGTGCGTTAAATGGGTCGCTACCGAACGGATCAGCACCCACGTTTGGCTGCAATGACCAAAAATTGATAGTCAATTAGCGCTCGAGTTCCGCCCCAATTAGTCTGATTCTAATTACTCACCGATTTGCTACGACCGAAGGCGTCAAATGGTTCGCTTTTTGCTTGACCAAACGCGGAAGCGAATGGatcattctgaaaaattcagcATGCATTACGCGTTTTACAAACTAGTCAGGATTCAAATACTTTCTAACGATTCATAGAAACACGTACCGTTGGTTTTGCAGGAGCTCCAAAGGCTGAGGCGAATGGGTCTTTGGCGCCAAAAGGATCAACAGACGAAGTTGGCTGCGCCGCCTTTTTGAAGAAGTCCGATTCCTTGAAAGGGTCCCCATTAGATGAGTCAGAAAACCCACGATTCTGACCATTCAGACTAGAAAATGGATCACTACCGAACGCTCCATCCTataaaaatttcgaataaaaggaaaagacaTTATGATCTTTACTGGACAAAACTAAACCAAAGTTCAATTACGTTAAAATGCGACGTTCCCCCGTTCACTTTGTTGCGGTCAGAGTTTGGCGAGAGTAAGATATCGGAATCGGAAGCTACTGAGGCAATAGGGCGGAGGACGTTATCGCCCAATCGAGAGGGATCTCCCGTTTCTAAGGCTTCGTCATAGGCCACCAAGGCCTCGTCAATCTGATGTTGATGTTCCTGCAACACCGTCATGCGAGCTGAAAatcccaaacaaaaattgttataTTTTACTGGACACAGTATGAAAAGATTTCCGCCAAGTAAACCTTTAATTTGACTAATTTGCAAGTGAGTATCTTGCAGTGTATTCTGGAGCTTGTCAAGTTGGAGGCTGGCCGCTTGCATCTGTTGCTCCATGCGCAGTTCTTCACTGCGTAAATTATTAAGTTCCTGTTTCTTAGCCGCAACTTCTGCCTCCTGTGTTCGAAGCGTGTTCTCTTGCTCTTCTGCTTGGGTCCGGAATGTACGAACCTAAAAGGCAGGTCAATAGTTACTTAGTCATGAGTGAAATTCGATTAgggaaatgtttgaaaattaGATAATCGGATACAAGCAGTAAGTGAACCAAGTAACAGAAGAAATTGCCGTGCAAAATCAAATGTTCTAACCTGCTTTTCATGCTCTTCAATTTGTCGCTCTACTCCTTGTAAATCTTGCTCCAAAGCTGAGCGCTACCGATGACatgcaaaatttaaaacataaaccaaaaataaaacggaaCGTAAACAACTAAGGAAAATTGTGAAAGCCAATGGAAATAATACGTCGGCACACTTCAAACAATCCCAAGTCAGCTATTATGTGagcatacaaaaaaataaaagcaaaaacaaagaaacaggggtcaaacaaataatggaATAAGAATGAAACCTGTGCATCTAAGTCGTCCAGTCTCTTTTGTGCTTCCTTCTTTTGAACTTCCAGCTGCTTCAAAGTAGCCGACAAAGTGTCGAGTTCACTCTGGAGATTACGAACTTCACCATTCTTGATTCGGATGTCTGCCTCCTTTTGTGCCACATCTGTTTCCAGTTGACGCTTCTCCCGAATAAGACTCTCAATTTCTTTGGCGATTTGCTCAAGTTCGGCAGAATGAGTCAGCTCTTCAACATTGGTGTCTTTCGCGCGGAGAGAAGGCGGCATCATTTCAGGAGTTAGCACAGTTGGTAATTCTCTTCCTTGAACCTTTTGTTGGATAAGCCACATTGAAAGGGCAAATTGCTCGCTATTCAATTTACCTGTCTGCCCAACATCACACAACCCCCTAGATTGTTTCAACAGCAAAAATTAATGGGGTTCGTTGAGATTCAAAAGTAATGTGAAGTCTACCATATATGAGCTAAAATCGGTTGCGGTAGACGTGATTGCAAGAAAACGTCTTTTATTTCCAAGCCGGATACGTAACCGTCGCGATCCATATCTGCTTGCAGAAATAAAGCtccatatttgtttttttctgcttcACTGACAACCCAGGTTACTGCATGGCCGTTAGACGCAATatcctatatttaaaaaagaaaaaccataaCCATTGGAATCGACTAACAAGCTATTACAGCAGTATTTCCAATACTTTAACGTTTTCCGGAGATGAAACTGCTGGAGGCAGGACGCTTACCGACCCCGCAAGAGACGACCCACGTCGAAGAGTAGACTCTTGCACGGTTGAGAGTAATTCAGGTGGTAAACTTACCGGCAATGGGTAATTATCCAAGACTTTGTAAACCAAATGCATTgcctaaaataatttaaacattaCAAAGTTTGAGGCGGAAAGATTAAAGATATGGGTAAAgtgatttacaataaatttTGATCTTACCACAATGAACTCATGCCGGTCTAGCGCTCCGTCATGGTCCATGTCAGATAGGTCCCAAATTTTCCCTAGGCTTTCGAGTGGTAAGGTCGAGTTAACCAACACTTCTTTCACCTTTAAATCATAATACAACACAATTATACACTGAGTGCGGCACATTACCATCACAACAAACCTTGTTTCCAGGTAATTTTCCACCAACAGGACTTAAAGAATCAAAAAGTGCATCATATTTTGATCTATCTGTGGCAGTGACAACCCAATTAAAAGTTTTGGGCTGATTTCCTGTTGGGGAAGTCAAAGATGAAAAGGATCCCTGTGAAGTAGTAGTCACTGCATTTTGTATAACAGCTGGTGGCTGTTCACCCTGAAAATTACGTTTTCATTAAATCACGAATGACACTAATGTGGGATTGAAAGTAATCCTGCATAACACCCAGAAACCATTAATGAGCATTTACCATTTCTGGTGGTGTGGTTTCTCTTGATATGTTGCTCATACtaatttcaattccattcTGTGCCAGGGCTACTAGTTTCAATGCAGTAAAAAATCCACTTTGATCAAGATATCCTTTGCCTTGAGGATCAGACAGATCCCAAATCTAGAAGTTAATAatataaacttaaaaaaaaaagaaacactaatgtaaacatttgaaaaaaaaatacctttcctaGCACAGAAGTATGTAATCCAGATTTCTTTAGAAAATTAGCAGCATCAAGTGCACCAATACTTCCAAGGTTTTTGGGATCCACCTATAAACACCAAACCAGCAACGGGGATCAGATTAAGGTTTCTGTGGAGGTAACAAATAAATGTTACTTACATGCCGATACCAAGCCTCGAAGATTGCATAGTTCTGTCCAGCGACCTGAAACATCAAAGAATATTTTCAAGTTGTTAGATTCTTTGAAAATATATCAATGTGTCAAAAAAGTTGAGCACTGTAAAGACGCATTATTTCACCAAGAAAACATGGCGTGCGccggaaaaatttttataatacGAAAATCTACACTATCTCACAGCTTTTTAAATACCACTTTCACGAGTTTCTAAAATACTTaacgaaataaataataatatttcttaCTAAAGTCGGAGATGGCAATACCGCCATCTTGGTAGACTTTTCTTAGTTCGAAAAAATTCCGCTTGGGAACTGCACTGGCAATTCCTCCCCCCAGTAGGCCAGTACCCAACCGGCCTTTAGCTATctgtaaataaatgaaaagaaaggaaaaaaagaaacgttgtAATTGTAATCATGAATGTAATGCAATACATAGCTACATAAGCGTAGCTTTTCCCTATCTAAAATTCCAAATACCCATAAAATGCTGGGAAACCAAAATAACttctaattaattaaaaattgtttgattttattctTGCTTGGAACGGGTTAATCGGATCGAAAACATTTCGTGATCACTTTTTATGAATGGTCCTGTTTGAACCCTTTTACTGAATTCGTTCCTGATTGCGTGAATTGCCGTTCAAAAgatcaagaagaaaatcgattgGATTGTGATGTTCAAATACAACAATCGTCCATAGGTGGCTTCCTCCCTGATCAAGTCAAGTGAAAGTGAAAggcgaaaacaacaaaatagaaaGACAAACCACGATGATTTGGTAGTACGGGGCGTCGTTTGCCCGGATAGGAGAGATTGCAGCTCCAAGATTGTTTGTTTAAGACAGTGACAGTAAAAAATTTAAGCTACCTGTATTTGGCCAGTTGTTGTTCAAACTCCAAACACATTGACCCAAAGTATTGTGTACAAAAGTACACACCATTTCGAGATGAATTATTCATTGTTTTTGACCTTCGTTTTGGTAATTGGTCAAGTTAACTGTGTTATACCATCTGTTAAGGGTAAGTGTCAATATTCTTTTGCCTTTAGAAACATGATGTAATGCTGTAAGCTTGCCCTTTAGCAATAAAATGTTGTGTGTGATTTGTACACACAATTCTATTAATTACTACCACAACTGAGCAtgtctttgaatttttcatgaaataattgaattaggaGAAAGTTGATCAATGGCAGCCATTTGTGTATTTGAAATATGGAATCCAACAAACAAAGGCATGAGCTTCTCTGAAttgatgttttaaaaatcagtCTGTAACTctgcacttctttttttttaaattacttaaCAATGTCCaaagaattaataaaaaaaaaaagaaatgagagtaTTGCTGACTATGCTGAGTACACTTTAGTATCCATGTTCATAAAAAACATATGGCTGTTAGCATTTATAGTTCAAGCAAGTATAGTAGTTAACATTTAGTTGACATTTAGCTCAAGGAGAGTATGAGTCAGGGAAAAATCCGGAATAGAAATAGATGCTTCCAAGGTTTGCGTAAGACTACCGGAGTGGACGGGTTTGATTTACAGCAGGTGTATAATTACTTAACCAACTATtgcgtttccttttttggttATAACGTATACAGGAATACCTATTTCCATGCACGATACGTCGATACGAGTCGATTGAAGTATACATAACTTTCTGATTTCATCAACCAAATATTGATGTTGCTacggaaataaattaaaaatggttgaaCCCTTTTTATAGCTTTCATTTGGATGCACCTCTTTCCTTGAATAAACTTGATCTCTATGCATCATTTCCTAACACCACATAGAACGCCACTTGATAGTAGCATAAAGCGCTAATAAAACAATCATGCCCTTGTCGCTAAGACGTATGCATCtttgttgaaaatttttaataatttgttcCTTTTGCAGATGCCCATAACTGGGCTGGCGAATTAGAAAAGGCTCAGCATGATTTCAACCTGGACTCGTACTCAAAGCAGTGGATGGACGAGTGTGAAAGGGTTAATGGAAGCGAAGCCATCGAAGATATTCGTGTTAGTCTATCTCACTATTCTTGCATTCAGATAAATATcaaaattattgaataatCTTATATTTAACAACAGGAATCAGTGACGGCATTGACCGATTGTATATCGTCAAAAATCAATATTCACAACATAACTGAGGAGATTAAAGAGGCGTCTCCCAAGGGAATCCTTGACGAGGTTTTTGCAAAATATTGCGAGTGagttataatttgtttttctaaaagaaaactaaCTGCCATGTGAAGTTCACGtgtgataaaaatattttactttacAGTCAAATCTCAGcgataaaaaaatgtagagAACCAGTTATATTGGCTATGCAAGTTTGTCTTTCAGATCAAGCTGATCAGGATCTTGAAATCTTCGATGAAGCCATTAGTGCAGCTGTAGATTTCATGTGCTATAAAGGAGGGGAGCGGATAGCAAGTATTGTTTTCcggtgaaatttaaaatatggaTAGAGTAATAAccgaatattttatttacagtttTTATGTCTGAAAACGGAACTGATTgctttttgtcaaatattgACAACATCGCGACGTGTCTCAATGGAAGTCTGCCTGAATTAGAAAATGCAATAAAGGGTATACAAACAACCAACACCTCAATGTTTGACGATACCAACTGCGGGTaattataaaaagaagagacaaaaagaaaagctgtTTGGACTAATGTGCTATCGGTTTTCGTCTAGTAAGTTATCTTATCTAAATAGTCACTGATATCTATTTACTTAACGATTGACAGGTTGGAAACCAAAATGAAGGCATGTGTGATCAACGGTTTGAAAACGTGTTCCGACCCGACACCAGCCAACGTTGTTGAAGGCTTAATAGATTCAATGATCAAGAAAACTCCTTGTTACAAAAGCGAAGCAAATTATTTGAACACTTCGCATTCCTACCATTCTTCCGCATTGCTTTGGGCGTTGGCAACGCTGTCGATGGTTACTCGATTCATGTTCCACTCCTAAGTATTGTGTAATATAGCAATAGTcccattttgaaaataaactttGTGTACAATTTAAGTCCCACATCTCACGAAACCCTTTACCGCCTTttacaaatagaaaatggagTCGAATGTCCGTCCTCTCGTGACAGGTCTGCTAAACCTTCGTGATCGCTGTCGGGCCGTATATATGGGATATATCATGTTGTTTGTGCACCatatgtagtttttttttaattaactttCTTTTTGCATTATCTCGAGTAATACAATGCGTTACGTTTAATttcgaattttgtttcaatattgattaatttaatttaatttaagttaaaaaattaattaataatgaaacaaaattcgaaatgaatttcaaaaatcaaaataattttgaaagtaaactcaaaaatcaaaatcaaaaagttgtcgcatttgaacttgaaaaccaaatataaataatgaacagaaaatttacttttattcAACTGGTCAGGACGGTGGCGCCACGAGGCGACGTCTAATGATATCTATCTGTTGCATATGCGGAATAAATCCGCATTCCGCAATACGGCATAGAAATAGAGCGTGTCTAAGCATGTGAAGCTGCTGACACTGCTAGTGCTAGCAGCTGCTAGTTCTTCCATGGGCATGGAGAgacctaacctacctaacctctccatacccctggtTCTTCGTACAAAAATggattcttttcaaaaattaaattcattttccaatttcaaaatttgtcacgaatataattttttatttgaaataatcatgttgttttttaatttttattttgtttccatttttaattttagagtttactttcaaaattattctgatttttgaaattcatttcgaattttgtttcaatattgattaattttttaacttcgtttttaatttgcaaagcgtttttcaaattgattttcaatttcaaattgtaaatcgatttttagaaaaaaaatttaaaaaaaatgaccaTTCCCCATTTATGGGGTaccataaaataaacaaacagcgCAAACAGCATCACAGTATCACACTCGGTCTCTGAAtttcgaatttaaaaaacaaagctAACACGCACAATAACACTGCTTGTCAAAAACCTTCAATAGATCGAGTTGCTATAAGCAACACGAATGAAGTTTAGATATTTTACCcggaatttttcttgtccttGCGTGGTGCCGTGGTCGACCTAGGCGTATTATTGGTTTTGTCAATTACTTTTCCTCTAATTCCTCACGAACCGACAATCATTTCAAGATTTGCGTGGAAATCACAGGGGGATGACagcaattttacaaaaaaaaatgacctgATTCTGAACTATGCTGGGAAAAAACAAtggtctttttgtttcttaatgCCTAAtgataatgaatttgaattgcctAACTAATTGCGCAAGCTGACATTCTATCAGTCGGATACGAAGTACTAGTCGCAGCCGCCAGATGGATAAGGTTCTGGACATTCCTAACCTAGTACCTGTATAGTTTGGTAGAGGCGCatataaaaaagttatttcagcgattcattttagtttcttATCTAGTGTTTGGTGTAGTTTGTTGTATTGCTTTGTTTATGCATTGGATTGCATTCTTCTGcacgagagaaaagttaattATTAGTGAAAACTTTGAAAGAATTTAGGATCATACTCTTACCGTTTGTGCTGTTCTTTTAATTCTACATATATAATTTTCTGGTATATAATGAGtcataaatttgttttcaatattaCGGTTTCCTTCTAGTATTGCTGACATTCATAAAGCCTTTGCTCTTCATAAAGTTTTACTGTTTGTTGACAGTAGGTTTTTTTCTGATATACAGGCTTAAAGATGGCAGAAGCTGTGCCAGAAGAAGAATTGACCATTCCAAGAGCTGCTATGAACAAAATGATTAAAGAGATTGTACCCAGTGTCCGAGTTGCCAATGAAGCTAGAGAATTGATTCTTAACTGTTGTTCTGAGTTCATACACCTTTTGGCTTCAGAGGCTAATGAAATTTGTACTCAGCAACAGAAAAAGACTATTAATGCAGAGCATATACTTGGAGGTAGTTGTTACAAATGTTGTAAAGtaatggaaaggaaaaataatctAACACACATGGTTGTAGCATTAGATAGGCTTGGATTCAATGACTACCGTACTGATGCTGAAGCAGTGTTGAAAGATTGTAAAGCTGTTGCTGCCAAAAGGAGGCGCCAAAGTACAAGGTTGGAAAACTTGGGAATTCCAGAAGAAGAGCTATTGAGACAGTaagttttataatttttttatgatttaatTAGTCT
Above is a genomic segment from Daphnia pulicaria isolate SC F1-1A chromosome 8, SC_F0-13Bv2, whole genome shotgun sequence containing:
- the LOC124310886 gene encoding epidermal growth factor receptor substrate 15-like 1 isoform X2 — protein: MAVLPSPTLVAGQNYAIFEAWYRHVDPKNLGSIGALDAANFLKKSGLHTSVLGKIWDLSDPQGKGYLDQSGFFTALKLVALAQNGIEISMSNISRETTPPEMGEQPPAVIQNAVTTTSQGSFSSLTSPTGNQPKTFNWVVTATDRSKYDALFDSLSPVGGKLPGNKVKEVLVNSTLPLESLGKIWDLSDMDHDGALDRHEFIVAMHLVYKVLDNYPLPVSLPPELLSTVQESTLRRGSSLAGSVSVLPPAVSSPENVKDIASNGHAVTWVVSEAEKNKYGALFLQADMDRDGYVSGLEIKDVFLQSRLPQPILAHIWGLCDVGQTGKLNSEQFALSMWLIQQKVQGRELPTVLTPEMMPPSLRAKDTNVEELTHSAELEQIAKEIESLIREKRQLETDVAQKEADIRIKNGEVRNLQSELDTLSATLKQLEVQKKEAQKRLDDLDAQVRTFRTQAEEQENTLRTQEAEVAAKKQELNNLRSEELRMEQQMQAASLQLDKLQNTLQDTHLQISQIKARMTVLQEHQHQIDEALVAYDEALETGDPSRLGDNVLRPIASVASDSDILLSPNSDRNKVNGGTSHFNDGAFGSDPFSSLNGQNRGFSDSSNGDPFKESDFFKKAAQPTSSVDPFGAKDPFASAFGAPAKPTNDPFASAFGQAKSEPFDAFGRSKSPNVGADPFGSDPFNAPNSPLPAGRVESPTPALPPKKSKQPPPRPAPPKAVSSGVKGPQRPAPPIGATKSPDPFAPLSDPFTSAGASKDPFGGSGFADFASFESKFSGSSTGESFDAWGSTSTSSTKPTSESQQHRYAELEFTEDPFKDVGFGDPFASNTDDPFAVPTITNNGIKIKKDPDNTDNFDPFSADKDPFASSTSPSKSTIEFDSPFGSSAWNGRPDPFAAATAADNNNKSPSSWGNDFKFSSPTSSGPTKSPTSIGSSSLKSRSSSSSSPMKSSKVSASEPLPKLSEDAQIAWVAAESVRSEQERRRKAEMQEMADLEMAIALSKSEMNSRSPPSSDRLI
- the LOC124310886 gene encoding epidermal growth factor receptor substrate 15-like 1 isoform X1, which produces MAVLPSPTLVAGQNYAIFEAWYRHVDPKNLGSIGALDAANFLKKSGLHTSVLGKIWDLSDPQGKGYLDQSGFFTALKLVALAQNGIEISMSNISRETTPPEMGEQPPAVIQNAVTTTSQGSFSSLTSPTGNQPKTFNWVVTATDRSKYDALFDSLSPVGGKLPGNKVKEVLVNSTLPLESLGKIWDLSDMDHDGALDRHEFIVAMHLVYKVLDNYPLPVSLPPELLSTVQESTLRRGSSLAGSVSVLPPAVSSPENVKDIASNGHAVTWVVSEAEKNKYGALFLQADMDRDGYVSGLEIKDVFLQSRLPQPILAHIWGLCDVGQTGKLNSEQFALSMWLIQQKVQGRELPTVLTPEMMPPSLRAKDTNVEELTHSAELEQIAKEIESLIREKRQLETDVAQKEADIRIKNGEVRNLQSELDTLSATLKQLEVQKKEAQKRLDDLDAQRSALEQDLQGVERQIEEHEKQVRTFRTQAEEQENTLRTQEAEVAAKKQELNNLRSEELRMEQQMQAASLQLDKLQNTLQDTHLQISQIKARMTVLQEHQHQIDEALVAYDEALETGDPSRLGDNVLRPIASVASDSDILLSPNSDRNKVNGGTSHFNDGAFGSDPFSSLNGQNRGFSDSSNGDPFKESDFFKKAAQPTSSVDPFGAKDPFASAFGAPAKPTNDPFASAFGQAKSEPFDAFGRSKSPNVGADPFGSDPFNAPNSPLPAGRVESPTPALPPKKSKQPPPRPAPPKAVSSGVKGPQRPAPPIGATKSPDPFAPLSDPFTSAGASKDPFGGSGFADFASFESKFSGSSTGESFDAWGSTSTSSTKPTSESQQHRYAELEFTEDPFKDVGFGDPFASNTDDPFAVPTITNNGIKIKKDPDNTDNFDPFSADKDPFASSTSPSKSTIEFDSPFGSSAWNGRPDPFAAATAADNNNKSPSSWGNDFKFSSPTSSGPTKSPTSIGSSSLKSRSSSSSSPMKSSKVSASEPLPKLSEDAQIAWVAAESVRSEQERRRKAEMQEMADLEMAIALSKSEMNSRSPPSSDRLI
- the LOC124310886 gene encoding epidermal growth factor receptor substrate 15-like 1 isoform X4 translates to MAVLPSPTLVAGQNYAIFEAWYRHVDPKNLGSIGALDAANFLKKSGLHTSVLGKIWDLSDPQGKGYLDQSGFFTALKLVALAQNGIEISMSNISRETTPPEMGEQPPAVIQNAVTTTSQGSFSSLTSPTGNQPKTFNWVVTATDRSKYDALFDSLSPVGGKLPGNKVKEVLVNSTLPLESLGKIWDLSDMDHDGALDRHEFIVAMHLVYKVLDNYPLPVSLPPELLSTVQESTLRRGSSLAGSVSVLPPAVSSPENVKDIASNGHAVTWVVSEAEKNKYGALFLQADMDRDGYVSGLEIKDVFLQSRLPQPILAHIWGLCDVGQTGKLNSEQFALSMWLIQQKVQGRELPTVLTPEMMPPSLRAKDTNVEELTHSAELEQIAKEIESLIREKRQLETDVAQKEADIRIKNGEVRNLQSELDTLSATLKQLEVQKKEAQKRLDDLDAQRSALEQDLQGVERQIEEHEKQVRTFRTQAEEQENTLRTQEAEVAAKKQELNNLRSEELRMEQQMQAASLQLDKLQNTLQDTHLQISQIKARMTVLQEHQHQIDEALVAYDEALETGDPSRLGDNVLRPIASVASDSDILLSPNSDRNKVNGGTSHFNDGAFGSDPFSSLNGQNRGFSDSSNGDPFKESDFFKKAAQPTSSVDPFGAKDPFASAFGAPAKPTNDPFASAFGQAKSEPFDAFGRSKSPNVGADPFGSDPFNAPNSPLPAGRVESPTPALPPKKSKQPPPRPAPPKAVSSGVKGPQRPAPPIGATKSPDPFAPLSDPFTSAGASKDPFGGSGFADFASFESKP